From the genome of Polycladomyces zharkentensis:
TTCAGTTTTTTGACGATGTCCACTGCTTCGTCCAATGTTTCCCCGGCAACAAAACGGGATGCCCCCAACTTCAATCCGTATTTGGAAACGAATTTCGTGACGATGGGGTTTCCAGCAATTGTTAGGACCAATTTGCGTGAAAAGGACATCCTATTCCTCCTTTTTCGAGGACAATTGTATATAATCATACATAGCATTCACCTTTAAACCGTTTTCATTATACACCAGCATGGGTGATCTGCAATCCTTTTTATCATTCGAACGATTTGAAGATTTCCCATGGGGTGGGGTACAATAAGGGAGGCAAATCAGGATAAGAGGAGGCGTTTTCGTTGGTAGTCGAATTTCGCAATGAGCCCTTCACCGATTTCTCCAAAGAGGAAAACCGCCGCGCGTTTGAAGAGGCGCTGGCCAAAGTGGAATCCGAACTGGGGCGCGAATACGACTTGATCATCGGCGGAGAGCGGATCAAAACCGAAGAGAAGTACCGCTCCATCAACCCGTCCAATGTGGATCAGGTGGTCGGATTTACCTCGAAAGGCACGGAAGAGCATGCGGAGCAGGCCATTCAGGTGGCGGCGAAAACCTTCGAAACTTGGAAAAAGGTTTCTCCTGAAGCACGTGCCCGGATTCTGTTCAAAGCAGCGTCCATTTTGCGCCGGAAAAAACATGAGTTCTCCGCCTGGATGGTGTTCGAGGCGGGCAAATCCTGGCCGGAAGCCGATGCCGACACCGCCGAAGCGATTGACTTTTTGGAGTTTTACGGCCGTGAAATGATCCGTCTGAGCGAACGGCAACCGTTGACTCGCATTCCGGGAGAAGACAACGAACTCACCTACATTCCGCTGGGTGTGGGGATTGTCATTCCGCCGTGGAACTTCCCGTTGGCCATCATGGTCGGCATGACCTCCTCCGCGGTTGTCGCGGGTAACACCGTGGTGCTGAAACCGGCCGGTCCGACGACGGTAATCGCCGCCAAGTTCATGGAAATCCTGGAGGAAGCCGGTCTGCCGGCAGGCGTGGTCAACTTCGTGCCCGGTTCCGGTCCGGTCGTGGGTGAGTACTTGGTGAAACATCCGTTGGCACGGTTCATCTCCTTCACCGGTTCCCGTGACGTGGGGCTGCGCATCAACGAACTGGCCGCCAAACGGGCCAAAGGGCAAAAATGGATCAAGCGCGTCATCGCGGAGATGGGCGGAAAAGACTCCATCATCGTGGACAAGGAGGCCGACCTGGATCTGGCCGCTCAAGCGATCGTCACCTCGGCGTTCGGGTTCTCCGGTCAAAAATGTTCTGCTTGTTCCCGAGCGATCGTGCATCAAGACGTTTACGACGAAGTGCTGGCCAAAGTGACCGAGCGAGTAAAAAACCTCAAAGTGGCCGAAGCGCGTGAGTTCGGCATCGATATGGGTCCGGTGATCGACGAAAACGCCTATAAGAAAATCCTGGAATATATTGAGATCGGAAAACAGGAAGGTCGTTTGGTGATCGGCGGCGGGAAAGCCGAAGGAAACGGGTACTTCATCCAACCGACGATCTTCGCCGATGTGGATCCGAACGCCCGGATCGCCCAAGAAGAGATCTTCGGCCCGGTCGTGGCGTTCATCAAGGCAAAAGACTTTGATCATGCGCTGGAAATTGCCAACAACACAGAGTACGGTTTGACCGGTGCCGTTATTTCCCGAAACCGCGCCAACCTGGAAAAAGCGCGTGAAGAGTTCCATGTCGGCAACCTGTACTTCAACCGCAAATGCACCGGTGCTTTGGTGGGTGTGCATCCGTTCGGCGGCTTCAACATGTCGGGTACCGACTCCAAGGCGGGCGGGCGCGACTACCTGCTCTTGTTTACCCAAGCCAAAGTGGTTTCCGAGTTGTTCTGATGCAACGAACAGAACCCCGGCAAGTTACAATTTGCCGGGGTTTTACTCTTGTCAAAGTTTCGCCGCTCCCCCAAAAAAGGTGGGTCGTTTTCCCCCGGGCGATCTTTGGGCTTGCCGAGAGGGGAGCGGGAAAAGGGCGCACCCGAAATGGCAGGTTTGGTTTCGCCCGTTGTGTTTGTAAACGATCCCCGGCAGGTTTATCCCTTGCCGGGGCTTTCGGTTTCTTCGCCGGTGGATGCAGTCTCTTTTTGTGCCGGATTGACAGGACATGCATCATCGCAACCTCCCGCAGGGATCACCGTTCGTCGGCTGGCGATGAAATCGTACACTTTTTGTCCCATCCCGATCCGGCGCGCGATCCACATCAGCGGAACCAAGGGCCACAGGAGCGGCAGGCGGGAAGACATCTGGATGATGCCGTCGATTCCGTCACGAAAATGCCGGCCGTCGGCGGTGCTGTGCAAGCGTTTCTCCACTTTTTCCGCTGACAATCCGTATCTCTCGATGACGCCCGGCTCCCGGAACGAGACAAACGTCAGCAGGGAGAACCAGTCCAGTTTGCGTGCCGTCGTCACGCTCTGCCTGCAAAACGGGCACCATCCGTCATAGAACACGGTGACACGATGTCGTTGCACCCATTTCCGTTCTCCGATCCACCTTGTGATTCTGAGCCATACTTGCTGCATGTAACTTCCCCCCTGCACGATGGCTGATCCGATCCGCCGGAAGTCGCTGTCGGTCAGAAAAATCATCTCACTGCCGATCATCACCCATGAAAATTCGATCAATCCCATGAACAGGGCGATGCCGATGTGCATGGAGATCGCAAAGGCAACCGCGGCGTATTTGGTGTAACGATTGAGCAGCAAAAACGGAAATGCCACCTGAAACAATACGGTTGAATAGCTCAACAGAACCACCACGATATCATATTTCCAGATCCATTCACTGTAACCGGGCCAGTAGAACTCGTTGACCCGCGTGGCGTAGTAGATGGCTGTCCCGTGTTGCCACATGCTGCCCATCACTTTATACATACCCGAAGTAAAGTACACCATGGCCAGTTGGATCATGACGGCCAGTACTGCTGCGTTGTGAAGAACGGCAAACATCTGGCGCGGGAGGGAGCAGGTCGTCTGATCCAGCCGCTTCCGGCGACGTCGGGCGTCCCACGAGAACCAGGCGCCGGTGTTGGCGAGCATGAGATAAAACAAGTCCAATCGGAGAACATTGTCCCCGCCGTTGGTGATATAAGGATTGCGAATGAAAAGGGACCAGTACAGCACCGCGAGCAGAACACCGGTGATCCGAGTCCGGTAGCCGATCAGGTAGGCCAATGAGACCAGGATGGTCACATGATACACCCATTCGAAATAGATGCGATCCGCACTCAGTTGATAGAGTGAAAAGGTGTGACGCTCCCGGAGATACCGCAAAAAGTCGTCGTATGGCCAAATGCCGTGAGTGCCCCACAGCAAATGACGGTCGGTGTAATTGGAGAGTAAGTAAAAGAGAATGGCCGCAGCGACGGTGATCCGAACCAGACTGGCTCCGATCAATCCATGTTCCGTGGTGAGAAAACGAAAGATCCGGGCGGTCATCGGAAGTTCCCTCCCGTGGTTCCCGCATCGATGGGGCGAACATTCATCCAATCCGTTTCGCTGTAGTAAAACGTACCCTTGCGATCGGGTTTGTGCCGTTCATAAAACCGCGGAAATACGTTCGTGACGATCCGCACTTTCACTTGCAGCACGTGGGGCCGGTGCGGAAAGTCGCGGATTGCGTTGGCGGCCACCCGCTCCAGCATTTGTTCACCCTTGGCCTTGCGGTTTTGGTCTTTGTCGGTGAACCAGGTGATGGCGGTGTATTGAAACCGGTACAAACGTCCATCGTTGGAAAAGCGGTCCCGTTGTATGTGGGCGATCAGGGGCTGGGAAACATCGCGCCAGGGTGTTTCCCTGATTCGGCCCGTCTCAGGCTCCTTCCACTTCGCCTTGACGAGGATGTTCCTGTGTTGGGAGACAGGATTGGGAGCAAACAATTTCCAGTTCTGCATGAACAAAGGGTCCATATATTTCATCATGGGCTGAAACCATGATTGCTTGACCGGGTTGGGTGGTGCCAGATACAAAGCGGTCATGCCGAAGTGAAAGACCAACAAGCATGCCAGGCCGATGATCCAAGTGCTCAATACGGTGGTTTTCCATTTCACGGACCTCACCTCGTCCGGGAAGGTTCATCTTTCATCCTATCATACTTGGACAA
Proteins encoded in this window:
- a CDS encoding DUF5819 family protein; protein product: MKWKTTVLSTWIIGLACLLVFHFGMTALYLAPPNPVKQSWFQPMMKYMDPLFMQNWKLFAPNPVSQHRNILVKAKWKEPETGRIRETPWRDVSQPLIAHIQRDRFSNDGRLYRFQYTAITWFTDKDQNRKAKGEQMLERVAANAIRDFPHRPHVLQVKVRIVTNVFPRFYERHKPDRKGTFYYSETDWMNVRPIDAGTTGGNFR
- a CDS encoding DCC1-like thiol-disulfide oxidoreductase family protein: MTARIFRFLTTEHGLIGASLVRITVAAAILFYLLSNYTDRHLLWGTHGIWPYDDFLRYLRERHTFSLYQLSADRIYFEWVYHVTILVSLAYLIGYRTRITGVLLAVLYWSLFIRNPYITNGGDNVLRLDLFYLMLANTGAWFSWDARRRRKRLDQTTCSLPRQMFAVLHNAAVLAVMIQLAMVYFTSGMYKVMGSMWQHGTAIYYATRVNEFYWPGYSEWIWKYDIVVVLLSYSTVLFQVAFPFLLLNRYTKYAAVAFAISMHIGIALFMGLIEFSWVMIGSEMIFLTDSDFRRIGSAIVQGGSYMQQVWLRITRWIGERKWVQRHRVTVFYDGWCPFCRQSVTTARKLDWFSLLTFVSFREPGVIERYGLSAEKVEKRLHSTADGRHFRDGIDGIIQMSSRLPLLWPLVPLMWIARRIGMGQKVYDFIASRRTVIPAGGCDDACPVNPAQKETASTGEETESPGKG
- the pruA gene encoding L-glutamate gamma-semialdehyde dehydrogenase, with the protein product MVVEFRNEPFTDFSKEENRRAFEEALAKVESELGREYDLIIGGERIKTEEKYRSINPSNVDQVVGFTSKGTEEHAEQAIQVAAKTFETWKKVSPEARARILFKAASILRRKKHEFSAWMVFEAGKSWPEADADTAEAIDFLEFYGREMIRLSERQPLTRIPGEDNELTYIPLGVGIVIPPWNFPLAIMVGMTSSAVVAGNTVVLKPAGPTTVIAAKFMEILEEAGLPAGVVNFVPGSGPVVGEYLVKHPLARFISFTGSRDVGLRINELAAKRAKGQKWIKRVIAEMGGKDSIIVDKEADLDLAAQAIVTSAFGFSGQKCSACSRAIVHQDVYDEVLAKVTERVKNLKVAEAREFGIDMGPVIDENAYKKILEYIEIGKQEGRLVIGGGKAEGNGYFIQPTIFADVDPNARIAQEEIFGPVVAFIKAKDFDHALEIANNTEYGLTGAVISRNRANLEKAREEFHVGNLYFNRKCTGALVGVHPFGGFNMSGTDSKAGGRDYLLLFTQAKVVSELF